One stretch of Roseimicrobium sp. ORNL1 DNA includes these proteins:
- a CDS encoding nuclear transport factor 2 family protein, with protein sequence MSTPRPPLPPFTAETAAQKVRMAEDAWNTREAERVSLAYTVDSIWRNRAEFLAGREAIVQFLTRKWNKELEYRLIKELWAFHGNRIAVRFAYEWHDDSGQWFRSYGNENWEFDEHGYMQRRIASINDQPIKESERKYHWPLGRRPDDHPSLSELGL encoded by the coding sequence ATGTCCACACCGCGTCCGCCACTCCCTCCCTTCACCGCAGAGACAGCCGCGCAGAAGGTGCGCATGGCGGAGGACGCCTGGAATACGCGGGAGGCGGAGCGCGTGTCACTCGCCTACACGGTCGATAGCATCTGGCGGAATCGCGCGGAATTCCTCGCCGGTCGCGAGGCCATCGTGCAGTTCCTGACCCGCAAGTGGAACAAGGAACTGGAGTATCGCTTGATCAAGGAGCTCTGGGCGTTCCATGGCAACCGCATCGCCGTGCGTTTCGCGTACGAGTGGCATGATGACTCCGGGCAGTGGTTCCGCTCCTACGGCAATGAAAACTGGGAGTTCGATGAGCACGGCTACATGCAGCGTCGCATTGCCAGCATCAATGACCAGCCCATCAAGGAGAGCGAGCGTAAGTACCACTGGCCGCTCGGTCGCCGCCCGGATGACCACCCCTCGCTTTCCGAACTTGGGCTGTAG